The following proteins are co-located in the Silene latifolia isolate original U9 population chromosome 1, ASM4854445v1, whole genome shotgun sequence genome:
- the LOC141653475 gene encoding uncharacterized protein LOC141653475: MTLTAVGQVKEACICKGFGSTLSGPALRWFVSLPNSSISTFADLVNAFTQQFASSRKPQKHAGDLYRIVLGAGETIGEYNTRFNNEKVAVRENDVSTTVEAFRRGLHHESDLYEQLTMHPCHSFEAVQEKAAAAIRLEEDIPARASIPSTPSISSMSAMEKSSRKQSTSKKDERYMPYGRGVKRVDNREENQQLPTLAEYRFTTSVGGILKALREMGDRVRWPWPLVEEQAWRKDSKKKCEFHRDIGHNTEHCYTLRSEIRRLISHSDLPAVAFDEGDIRDEQEHHDALIITLSMANCTVRKVLVDTDSSVNLIMLKTIQNMGFSEKDLQKKTIPLIGFSGEIANSLGEIVIRT, encoded by the exons ATGACACTAACGGCTGTAGGACAAGTAAAAGAAGCGTGTATATGTAAAGGGTTTGGATCCACATTGTCGGGACCAGCACTCCGATGGTTCGTAAGCTTGCCTAACAGTTCGATCTCCACATTTGCTGACCTGGTAAACGCATTCACCCAGCAGTTCGCAAGCAGCCGGAAGCCACAGAAGCATGCAGGAGACCTGTACAGAATTGTTCTGGGAGCGGGGGAGACCATAGGAGAGTACAACAccagattcaacaatgagaaggtggcaGTACGGGAGAATGACGTGTCGACAACAGTGGAAGCCTTCAGGAGGGGCCTCCACCATGAATCTGACCTGTACGagcagctaactatgcacccTTGTCATAGTTTTGAAGCAGTACAAGAAAAAGCAGCGGCTGCGATCAGATTAGAAGAAGATATCCCAGCCAGAGCCAGCATACCAAGTACACCAAGCATATCCAGCATGTCGGCCATGGAAAAGTCAAGTAGGAAGCAatccaccagcaagaaggatgagagataCATGCCATATGGTAGGGGAGTAAAAAGAGTGGACAACAGAGAAGAAAATCAGCAGCTTCCTACACTGGCAGAGTATAGATTCACAACCAgcgtcggaggaatcctgaaagcactcagaGAGATGGGAGACAGGGTAAGATGGCCCTGGCCACTAGTAGAAGAACAGGCATGGCGAAAGGACAGCAAGAAGAAGTGCGAGTTCCATCGTGATATCGGCCATAACACGGAACACTGCTACACACTACGAAGTGAGATCAGACGCCT AATTTCTCATAGTGATTTACCTGCAGTTGCTTTTGACGAAGGAGATATACGTGACGAGCAAGAGCATCACGACGCACTCATTATAACTctgtcaatggccaattgcacagtcagAAAGGTCCTCGTGGACACTGATAGCTCGGTCAATTTGATCATGCTAAAAACTATACAaaacatggggttcagcgagaaggatttgcagaagaagaccaTCCCGCTAATAGGGTTCAGTGGAGAGATAGCCAACTCATTGGGCGAGATAGTGATCCGAACCTAA